In Myxococcus stipitatus, the following are encoded in one genomic region:
- a CDS encoding tetratricopeptide repeat protein, whose amino-acid sequence MHPSEDTERAHLLEALQKQKNTLATLRITGAPTQVGQELVSLAELHGLLEDHAASRQCYEEAYALFKEAGYKPGQAQACFGMGVVKANFEDHRGAVELIAQAAMLFNETKDREGEALSRACIGESLRALGQPEAAEEKYQEALILYRQTRNTERTARLLLDIGDIRMEKAEYEPARKRFLEAIPLLEKGEDPEALALGHLLLGESEGLLGQHEAARTHLLRAVELYQELHDHVYEARARWDLSLSCYYTQDLAASREQLEAVLPLYEEQGRADEVAKVRNILAHFAARGA is encoded by the coding sequence ATGCATCCGTCCGAAGACACCGAACGCGCCCACCTGCTCGAGGCGCTCCAGAAACAGAAGAACACGCTGGCGACGCTGCGCATCACCGGCGCGCCCACCCAGGTGGGCCAGGAGCTGGTGAGCCTGGCGGAGCTGCACGGCCTGCTCGAGGACCACGCCGCGAGCCGCCAGTGCTACGAAGAGGCGTACGCCTTGTTCAAGGAGGCGGGCTACAAGCCGGGCCAGGCCCAGGCCTGCTTCGGCATGGGCGTGGTGAAGGCGAACTTCGAGGACCACCGCGGCGCGGTGGAGCTCATCGCCCAGGCCGCGATGCTCTTCAACGAGACGAAGGACCGCGAGGGCGAGGCGCTGTCCCGCGCGTGCATCGGCGAGTCCCTGCGCGCGCTCGGACAGCCCGAGGCCGCCGAGGAGAAATACCAGGAGGCCCTCATCCTCTACCGCCAGACGCGCAACACCGAGCGCACCGCGCGGCTGCTCCTGGACATCGGCGACATCCGCATGGAGAAGGCCGAGTACGAGCCGGCGCGCAAGCGGTTCCTCGAGGCGATTCCCCTGCTGGAGAAGGGCGAGGACCCGGAGGCGCTCGCGCTGGGGCATCTGCTCCTGGGCGAGTCCGAGGGCCTCTTGGGACAGCACGAGGCGGCGCGCACGCACCTGCTACGCGCGGTGGAGCTCTACCAGGAGCTGCACGACCACGTGTACGAGGCCCGCGCCCGCTGGGACTTGAGCCTGTCCTGCTACTACACGCAGGACCTGGCCGCCTCGCGCGAGCAGTTGGAGGCCGTGCTCCCGCTCTACGAGGAGCAGGGCCGCGCGGACGAGGTCGCCAAGGTGCGCAACATCCTGGCCCACTTCGCCGCGCGCGGCGCCTGA
- the fabF gene encoding beta-ketoacyl-ACP synthase II, producing MQKRRVVVTGMGLISPCGTGVEKSWSALVRGESGVGPITLFDASRLDCQIAGEVKDFRVEDHIERREARRMDRFSHFAVVAADMALEDSGLKVTPENAERVATIIGSGIGGIGSLEDTFRLVMEKGPDRISPFFILQMIINMAPGYVSLRHGLKGPSWAPNSACSTSAHAIGEAMRGIQRGEFDVAVAGGAEAPISLLGIGGFAAMRALSLRNDAPHAASRPFDVDRDGFVVAEGAGMLVLEDLEHALARGARILAELTGYGASSDAHHITQPAPEHEGAQRSMRAALKDAGMGPGDIGYINAHGTSTDVGDLLEAQGIAQVFGDTARAVAVSSTKSMTGHMNGAAGAAEAVISVLALTRGVLPPTINLQRQDPRITLDCVPNTAREVRVDAVMNNSFGFGGTNVSLIFRRMIS from the coding sequence ATGCAGAAGCGGCGCGTCGTGGTGACGGGAATGGGGCTCATCAGCCCCTGCGGCACGGGCGTGGAGAAGAGCTGGTCCGCGCTGGTGCGCGGCGAGAGCGGCGTGGGTCCCATCACCCTCTTCGACGCCAGCCGGCTGGACTGCCAGATTGCGGGCGAGGTGAAGGACTTCCGGGTCGAGGACCACATCGAGCGCCGTGAGGCGCGGCGCATGGACCGCTTCTCGCACTTCGCGGTGGTGGCGGCGGACATGGCGCTGGAGGACTCGGGGCTGAAAGTCACCCCCGAGAACGCCGAGCGCGTGGCCACCATCATCGGCTCGGGGATTGGTGGAATCGGCAGCCTGGAGGACACGTTCCGCCTGGTCATGGAGAAGGGGCCCGACCGCATCAGTCCTTTCTTCATCCTGCAGATGATCATCAACATGGCGCCCGGCTACGTCAGTCTCCGCCACGGCTTGAAGGGTCCGTCCTGGGCCCCCAACTCCGCGTGCTCCACCAGCGCCCACGCCATTGGCGAGGCGATGCGAGGCATCCAGCGCGGTGAGTTCGATGTGGCGGTGGCCGGAGGCGCCGAGGCGCCCATCTCGCTGCTGGGCATCGGTGGCTTCGCGGCCATGCGCGCGTTGTCCCTGCGCAACGACGCACCCCATGCCGCCAGCCGCCCGTTCGACGTGGACCGCGACGGCTTCGTCGTCGCCGAGGGCGCCGGCATGCTGGTGCTCGAGGATTTGGAGCACGCCCTGGCCCGAGGCGCACGCATCCTCGCGGAGCTCACCGGCTACGGCGCCAGCTCCGACGCGCACCACATCACCCAGCCCGCGCCCGAGCACGAAGGCGCCCAACGCAGCATGCGCGCCGCGCTGAAGGACGCCGGCATGGGCCCCGGAGACATCGGCTACATCAACGCGCACGGCACCTCCACCGACGTGGGCGACCTGCTGGAGGCGCAGGGCATCGCCCAGGTCTTCGGCGATACGGCCCGCGCGGTGGCCGTCTCCTCCACCAAGTCCATGACGGGCCACATGAATGGAGCCGCGGGCGCCGCGGAGGCCGTCATCAGCGTGCTCGCCCTCACGCGAGGCGTGCTGCCACCCACCATCAACCTCCAGCGGCAGGATCCACGCATCACCCTGGACTGCGTGCCCAACACCGCGCGCGAGGTCCGCGTCGACGCCGTGATGAACAACTCCTTCGGCTTCGGCGGCACCAACGTGTCGCTCATCTTCCGCAGGATGATCTCTTGA
- a CDS encoding helix-turn-helix domain-containing protein, with product MNDNALNANVGLKLRGLRLARNIKQADAAKDLGVSPAYLNLIEKGKRVMPFPLLWKALRYFDQDPEQFMSTLGEGRVDEALAKLLDEPLLKSLDIDPESLQSLSAEPKLAGTVAALFNLYKNTRTQLENVLAQLNVEERTRAQGGAGNGTVPGVRFDYSPFDEVSDFLETHRNYFPEIEEQAEELRRDVSLERQLTSGQLVQLLEKRFGYRVLFDTAPSGSSVVRRLDPEEQTLTLSPDLTEQPLKFQIAASIGLLMLDREKLVERILGAGRMRHAETQRLIKVNLANYFAGALMLPYGDFFKEVQRTRYDVELLSSIFGSTYETVAHRLCNLSDPKRPGIPFHFLRSDIAGNISKRYSGTGIRFATGGGSCGKWAVHLAFLNPSQLTRQYSMMPDGTTYFCFAKVQLQPIEGSIVKGTAYSIGLGTHAENAKFLAYGLPTNDLRKDAIPSGISCRFCERTDCNQRAAASYRFAFAFDEYTKKDCFFSPLLGYEQGDKQERHHGHQSHHGGSTAGAHAATGNGTPLPPGVNATDGSEKHDSLDKAARRRKGGEA from the coding sequence ATGAACGACAACGCACTGAACGCCAACGTGGGCTTGAAGCTCCGCGGCCTGCGCCTTGCCCGGAACATCAAGCAAGCGGACGCGGCCAAGGACCTGGGAGTCTCTCCCGCCTACCTGAACCTCATCGAGAAGGGGAAGCGGGTGATGCCCTTCCCGCTGCTCTGGAAGGCGCTGAGGTATTTCGACCAGGACCCCGAGCAGTTCATGTCCACGCTGGGCGAAGGCCGCGTGGACGAGGCGCTCGCCAAGCTCCTCGACGAGCCGCTGCTCAAGAGCCTGGACATCGACCCGGAGTCGCTCCAGTCGCTGTCGGCGGAGCCGAAGCTGGCCGGCACCGTGGCCGCGCTGTTCAACCTCTACAAGAACACGCGCACGCAGCTGGAGAACGTGCTCGCGCAGCTCAACGTGGAGGAGCGCACGCGCGCGCAGGGCGGTGCGGGCAACGGCACCGTGCCGGGCGTGCGCTTCGACTACTCCCCGTTCGACGAGGTGAGTGATTTCCTGGAGACGCACCGCAACTACTTCCCGGAGATTGAAGAGCAGGCGGAGGAGTTGCGGCGCGACGTGAGCCTGGAGCGGCAGCTCACCAGCGGGCAGTTGGTGCAGCTGCTCGAGAAGCGCTTCGGCTACCGCGTGCTCTTCGACACCGCGCCCAGCGGCTCGTCGGTGGTGCGGCGGTTGGACCCGGAGGAGCAGACGCTCACCCTGTCGCCGGACCTCACCGAGCAGCCGCTCAAGTTCCAGATCGCCGCGTCCATCGGCCTGTTGATGCTGGACCGGGAGAAGCTGGTGGAGCGCATCCTCGGCGCGGGGCGCATGCGGCACGCGGAGACGCAGCGGCTCATCAAGGTGAACCTGGCCAACTACTTCGCCGGCGCGCTGATGCTGCCCTACGGAGACTTCTTCAAGGAGGTGCAGCGCACACGCTACGACGTGGAGCTCCTGTCGAGCATCTTCGGCTCCACGTACGAGACGGTGGCCCACCGGCTGTGCAACCTGTCGGACCCCAAGCGCCCGGGCATCCCGTTCCACTTCCTGCGCTCGGACATCGCCGGCAACATCTCCAAGCGCTACAGCGGCACCGGCATCCGCTTCGCCACGGGCGGCGGCAGCTGCGGCAAGTGGGCCGTGCACCTGGCCTTCCTCAACCCGTCCCAGCTCACCCGGCAGTATTCGATGATGCCCGACGGCACCACGTACTTCTGCTTCGCGAAGGTGCAGCTGCAGCCCATCGAAGGCTCCATCGTCAAGGGCACCGCGTACTCCATCGGCCTGGGCACCCACGCGGAGAACGCCAAGTTCCTGGCCTACGGCCTGCCCACCAATGACTTGCGCAAGGACGCCATCCCCTCCGGCATCTCCTGCCGCTTCTGCGAGCGCACCGACTGCAACCAGCGCGCGGCCGCCAGCTACCGCTTCGCCTTCGCCTTCGACGAGTACACGAAGAAGGATTGTTTCTTCTCCCCGCTGCTCGGCTACGAGCAGGGCGACAAGCAGGAGCGCCACCACGGCCATCAGAGCCACCACGGTGGGTCCACGGCGGGCGCGCACGCCGCCACTGGAAATGGCACCCCGCTGCCTCCAGGCGTCAACGCCACTGACGGGAGCGAGAAGCACGATTCGCTGGACAAGGCCGCCCGGCGCCGCAAGGGTGGTGAGGCGTGA
- a CDS encoding TetR/AcrR family transcriptional regulator — protein sequence MRYAPEHKQATRERILSAAETLFRKEGFAGASVERVMRAAGLTVGGFYSHFASKDSLLAEAVRAFFQHQHSRWLGGLEELRGAEFLSHFVRRYLNQNIRDNMETGCIMPSVLSDLTRATPEAREALAEGVEGLAAELRARVPGEDGVTGRQRALATVALLFGAMTLARATKSLSLSDELLEAARAFLLANGAPAPAAKKRH from the coding sequence ATGCGGTACGCACCCGAGCACAAGCAGGCCACCCGCGAGAGAATCCTGTCGGCGGCGGAGACGCTCTTCCGGAAGGAGGGCTTCGCGGGCGCGAGCGTGGAGCGCGTCATGCGCGCCGCGGGGCTGACGGTGGGCGGCTTCTACTCGCATTTCGCCTCCAAGGACTCGCTGCTCGCCGAGGCCGTGCGCGCGTTCTTCCAACACCAGCACTCCCGCTGGCTGGGAGGGCTGGAGGAGCTTCGCGGCGCGGAGTTCCTGAGCCACTTCGTGCGCCGCTATCTGAACCAGAACATTCGCGACAACATGGAGACGGGCTGCATCATGCCGTCGGTGTTGTCGGACCTGACGCGGGCGACTCCCGAGGCCCGCGAGGCGCTCGCCGAGGGCGTGGAGGGACTGGCCGCGGAGCTGCGGGCGCGGGTTCCGGGCGAAGACGGTGTCACGGGACGTCAGCGGGCGCTGGCCACGGTGGCGCTGTTGTTCGGCGCCATGACGCTCGCGCGGGCGACGAAGTCCTTGTCCCTCTCGGATGAATTGTTGGAGGCGGCGCGCGCGTTCCTGCTCGCGAATGGCGCGCCTGCTCCGGCGGCGAAGAAGCGGCACTGA
- a CDS encoding PaaI family thioesterase — MSEGETEARSRTVTWADPREGMAAAKSMSGIEYLRAIIRGEVPGAPMAQLMGFAPVEVSEGRAVFVVEPAEYHYNPIGTVHGGMAATLLDSALGCAVHTMLPVGAGYTTLELHVNMVRAITRDTGRLTCTGEVIHVGGRVATAHGRLTDASGRLYAHGTTTCMVFRPSGSGDRE; from the coding sequence ATGAGCGAGGGTGAGACGGAGGCGCGGTCGAGGACGGTGACGTGGGCGGACCCACGGGAGGGCATGGCCGCCGCGAAGTCGATGTCGGGCATCGAGTACCTGCGCGCCATCATCCGGGGCGAGGTGCCGGGAGCACCCATGGCTCAGTTGATGGGCTTTGCTCCGGTGGAGGTCTCTGAAGGCCGGGCGGTGTTCGTGGTGGAGCCCGCGGAGTACCACTACAACCCCATCGGCACGGTGCATGGGGGAATGGCGGCCACGCTCCTGGACTCGGCGCTGGGGTGCGCGGTGCACACCATGTTGCCTGTCGGTGCGGGCTACACGACGCTGGAGTTGCACGTGAACATGGTGCGCGCCATCACCCGCGACACCGGGCGGCTGACGTGTACGGGGGAGGTGATTCACGTGGGGGGCCGCGTGGCGACGGCGCACGGGCGGCTGACGGACGCGAGCGGCAGGCTGTACGCGCATGGCACCACCACCTGCATGGTGTTCAGGCCCTCCGGCTCGGGAGACCGGGAGTAG